From Anaerohalosphaera lusitana, one genomic window encodes:
- a CDS encoding M20/M25/M40 family metallo-hydrolase, which translates to MAKTTPGKTPLQQRILKIGKELLDRPTAPFREWEVRSHIRQFCRDRDIDVREDGMGNLIATYGSEYKNDEIAFAAHMDHPGFIVETDSRGGKCRALFYGGVDEEYFKTGRVRIFAEGGDVIGKITRTEFNKKRNIKRVFMQVDGPVKKGDTGMWDLKPFSVRSDKLYSRACDDLVGCVSILSLFDELKRRRIKKKVVGVFTSAEEAGLQGAKYLCMKRKIAKKTTLIAIETSSQLGNAKMGDGVVIRVGDALSVFTPEVTAFLTSTARKLKKKDKSFKFQRKLMDGGCCESTIYQAFGYKNSAVCIALGNYHNRNFKKKQIEEEYVSVTDLEDMVKLFIATVRDVDGLSKALKPQLPKFKEEIRPLGERLFNKA; encoded by the coding sequence ATGGCAAAAACAACCCCCGGCAAGACACCGCTGCAGCAGCGCATTCTGAAGATCGGCAAGGAGCTGCTCGACCGCCCCACCGCACCGTTTCGTGAGTGGGAAGTCCGCAGCCACATCAGGCAATTCTGCCGCGACCGCGACATCGACGTCCGCGAAGACGGCATGGGCAATCTGATCGCAACCTATGGCAGCGAGTACAAAAATGACGAGATCGCATTCGCCGCTCACATGGATCATCCGGGCTTTATCGTGGAAACAGATTCGCGAGGCGGCAAGTGTCGTGCTCTATTCTACGGCGGAGTTGACGAAGAATACTTCAAGACCGGCCGCGTTAGAATATTCGCAGAAGGCGGCGATGTGATCGGCAAGATCACACGCACCGAATTCAACAAAAAACGCAACATCAAACGCGTGTTCATGCAGGTTGACGGTCCGGTGAAAAAAGGCGATACAGGAATGTGGGACCTCAAGCCCTTCTCCGTGCGAAGCGACAAGCTCTATTCCCGGGCATGCGACGACCTGGTCGGTTGCGTGTCAATACTCTCGCTGTTCGACGAGCTCAAACGCAGACGCATCAAAAAGAAGGTTGTGGGTGTTTTCACCTCCGCAGAAGAAGCGGGTCTGCAAGGCGCGAAGTACCTCTGCATGAAACGCAAGATCGCAAAGAAAACCACGCTTATAGCGATCGAAACCAGCAGCCAGCTCGGTAACGCCAAAATGGGCGACGGCGTGGTAATCCGCGTCGGCGACGCTTTGAGCGTTTTCACGCCCGAAGTGACCGCCTTCCTGACGAGCACCGCACGCAAGCTGAAAAAGAAGGACAAGAGCTTCAAGTTCCAGCGCAAACTCATGGACGGCGGCTGCTGCGAGAGCACGATCTACCAGGCGTTCGGCTACAAGAACAGCGCGGTCTGCATCGCACTGGGCAATTACCACAACCGCAACTTCAAAAAGAAACAGATCGAGGAAGAATACGTCTCAGTGACCGACCTCGAAGACATGGTCAAGCTGTTCATCGCGACAGTGCGGGACGTCGACGGCCTGAGTAAAGCATTGAAACCGCAACTGCCGAAATTCAAAGAAGAAATTCGCCCACTCGGTGAAAGGCTGTTCAACAAGGCTTAG
- a CDS encoding ABC transporter ATP-binding protein — protein sequence MSMIEIHDLCFSYGQTGILKDLSVSFDQGTFWAIGGPNGAGKSTLLNLMCGALRPESGHILIEGERLSDLNTRNVASRIAVVRQEYVPAFEFTVAETVALGRTASLRGAGFETASDKTAIEEAMKATDTLRFADRSLAHISSGERQRVFIAKALAQNTPIILLDEPTSFLDLKHQVEIYDLLKHLQIAKNKTIVTVTHDLNLSRQYCDHILLIGAGLDYCFGKCGDILTKDRLAKYFNVDGIALKCGGCDFFLPVGDMSSLAAEKDSQ from the coding sequence ATGAGCATGATAGAAATACATGACCTGTGCTTCAGCTACGGCCAAACAGGCATCCTGAAGGACCTCAGCGTCAGCTTCGATCAGGGCACCTTCTGGGCGATCGGCGGGCCGAACGGCGCGGGCAAAAGTACACTTTTGAACCTGATGTGCGGAGCTCTCAGGCCCGAATCGGGTCATATCCTGATAGAAGGTGAACGTTTGTCCGACCTCAACACCCGAAATGTCGCAAGCAGGATCGCCGTCGTACGGCAGGAATATGTGCCCGCCTTCGAATTTACCGTCGCTGAAACCGTCGCCCTGGGCAGAACCGCGAGCCTGCGGGGAGCGGGCTTCGAAACAGCGTCCGATAAAACAGCCATTGAAGAGGCAATGAAGGCCACCGATACGCTGAGATTCGCTGACAGATCTCTGGCCCATATCAGCTCCGGTGAGCGTCAGCGGGTCTTCATCGCGAAAGCTTTGGCTCAGAATACACCAATAATCCTGCTGGACGAGCCCACTAGCTTTCTGGACCTGAAACACCAGGTAGAGATCTACGACCTGCTCAAACATCTTCAGATCGCCAAAAACAAGACCATAGTGACCGTCACACATGACCTGAACCTCTCCAGGCAGTACTGCGACCATATCCTGCTGATCGGGGCAGGGCTGGACTACTGCTTTGGAAAATGCGGTGACATACTCACAAAGGATAGATTGGCGAAGTACTTCAATGTCGATGGCATAGCCCTGAAATGTGGAGGATGCGATTTCTTCCTGCCCGTGGGCGACATGTCCAGCCTGGCGGCAGAAAAAGATAGTCAATAA
- a CDS encoding DNA gyrase inhibitor YacG: MTFRCPTCKNPLPDRKGKDKKAQNARKFFPFCCERCKLVDMGAWLDADYRIPVINADEEAED; encoded by the coding sequence ATGACATTTCGATGCCCAACATGTAAAAACCCGCTTCCGGACAGGAAAGGGAAGGACAAAAAGGCACAGAATGCCCGCAAGTTCTTCCCGTTCTGCTGTGAACGTTGCAAACTGGTCGACATGGGTGCCTGGCTGGACGCGGACTACCGGATTCCGGTCATAAACGCGGATGAAGAAGCCGAAGATTGA
- a CDS encoding TraR/DksA family transcriptional regulator: MAKKAKKTSKGKKKTAKKKAVKKKVAKKKAKKKKAVKKKTAKKKKKKAKKAAKKKAKGASMKKAGKKKASAKKKRRTKKTHLTAADLRKYRELLLIKRKELFGDVNSIESGALRTSGRDSTGNLSNMPIHMADLGSDNFEQDFALGLMDSERKLLYEIDSALQRIEDKTYGICEGTGQPIPKARLNASPWARYCVQYQEMVEKGLVEEGEMVDFGEKETDLDEETIDELEEENIYGEEGFEEDEEEDADIDVENLGEYGYEEEEEY; encoded by the coding sequence GTGGCAAAAAAAGCCAAAAAAACGAGCAAAGGCAAGAAAAAGACTGCTAAGAAAAAGGCGGTAAAAAAGAAGGTTGCTAAGAAGAAGGCGAAGAAGAAGAAAGCAGTAAAAAAGAAAACCGCCAAAAAGAAGAAAAAGAAAGCCAAAAAAGCAGCTAAGAAGAAAGCGAAGGGGGCTTCTATGAAGAAGGCTGGAAAAAAGAAAGCATCGGCGAAAAAGAAACGAAGAACCAAAAAGACACATCTGACCGCTGCCGATCTTCGAAAATACCGTGAATTGCTGCTTATAAAGCGTAAAGAGCTGTTCGGAGATGTAAATTCGATCGAATCCGGCGCACTTCGCACGTCCGGCAGGGATTCGACAGGAAATCTTTCCAATATGCCTATCCATATGGCGGATCTGGGCAGCGACAATTTCGAGCAGGATTTTGCACTGGGACTGATGGACAGCGAACGCAAGTTGCTGTATGAAATAGACAGTGCCTTGCAGCGCATCGAAGACAAAACCTACGGCATCTGCGAAGGAACGGGCCAGCCCATTCCAAAAGCACGGCTGAACGCGAGCCCCTGGGCAAGATATTGTGTCCAGTACCAGGAGATGGTGGAAAAAGGGCTGGTTGAAGAAGGCGAAATGGTCGACTTCGGCGAAAAAGAGACCGACCTGGACGAAGAAACCATCGATGAACTTGAAGAAGAGAACATCTACGGCGAAGAAGGCTTTGAGGAAGATGAAGAGGAAGATGCCGACATCGACGTGGAAAACCTTGGCGAATACGGCTACGAAGAGGAAGAAGAGTACTAA
- the gpmI gene encoding 2,3-bisphosphoglycerate-independent phosphoglycerate mutase, with product MEHKPYVVIIRDGWGYNPNPDEDKFNAIKQANTPVDDMLMKEYPHCVIHTSGEDVGLPDGTMGNSEVGHQNIGAGRVVYQDSVRITLSIKEKTFFENETLVEAVESAKENGGKLHLMGLCSDIGVHSLLGHLYALLELAKKRGLEEVYLHAFMDGRDSPPTSGKEYMADIQKKMDEIGVGKVASMMGRFYGMDRDKRWERVQKAYDCLTLGKGNTAKTAQEAIEASYAADKTDEFVLPTIITGEDDKPTALVEDGDSVVFFNFRGDRPRELTRAFVEGDSFDGFEREKQPKVFYVCMTEYDSSIPAEVAFKPERKMPNIAGEYFSKLGLTQFRCAETEKYAHVTFFFNGGREEPFEGEDRQIIPSPKVETYDQQPEMSAYQVTDEILARLDSGKYDVVIMNYANPDMVGHTGVQEAAVKAAEVIDECVGKLLDKIKELGGSAIIMADHGNFECMYDTKNNMEHTAHTVGDVPCIVFDDRFKGRDMRKGGRLADVMPTLIDMMGLDKPEEMTGESLLA from the coding sequence CTGGAACACAAACCTTACGTGGTAATCATACGCGACGGCTGGGGATATAACCCCAACCCGGACGAAGATAAATTCAACGCCATCAAACAGGCCAATACGCCGGTTGACGATATGCTTATGAAGGAATATCCGCACTGCGTGATACACACAAGCGGCGAGGACGTGGGCCTGCCCGACGGCACGATGGGCAACAGCGAAGTGGGCCATCAGAACATCGGCGCCGGCCGGGTCGTTTATCAGGATTCCGTCAGGATCACACTGAGCATCAAAGAAAAAACATTTTTCGAAAATGAAACGCTGGTCGAGGCAGTCGAATCAGCCAAAGAAAACGGCGGAAAGCTGCACCTTATGGGGCTTTGCAGCGATATCGGCGTACATTCGCTGCTGGGTCACCTCTACGCCCTGCTGGAACTGGCGAAAAAACGCGGGCTCGAAGAGGTCTATCTGCATGCGTTCATGGACGGCCGGGACTCTCCACCCACCAGCGGCAAGGAATACATGGCGGATATCCAGAAGAAGATGGACGAGATCGGCGTGGGCAAGGTCGCATCGATGATGGGACGCTTCTACGGGATGGACCGCGACAAGAGATGGGAACGCGTTCAGAAGGCGTATGACTGCCTGACGCTCGGCAAGGGCAATACCGCAAAGACCGCCCAGGAAGCGATCGAGGCAAGCTACGCGGCCGACAAGACAGATGAATTCGTCCTTCCCACGATCATCACAGGCGAAGACGACAAGCCGACCGCCCTGGTCGAAGACGGCGACAGCGTGGTATTCTTTAACTTCCGCGGCGACCGGCCAAGAGAGCTCACGCGGGCCTTCGTCGAGGGTGACAGCTTCGACGGCTTCGAACGCGAAAAACAGCCGAAGGTATTCTACGTCTGCATGACCGAATACGACTCGAGCATTCCCGCAGAAGTGGCGTTCAAACCCGAGCGTAAAATGCCCAACATCGCGGGCGAGTACTTCAGCAAGCTCGGCCTGACGCAGTTCAGATGCGCCGAAACGGAAAAATACGCACACGTAACGTTCTTCTTCAACGGCGGACGTGAAGAGCCCTTCGAGGGTGAGGACAGGCAGATCATCCCTTCGCCCAAGGTCGAGACATACGATCAGCAGCCGGAAATGAGCGCGTACCAGGTGACCGACGAGATACTCGCAAGGCTCGATTCCGGCAAGTACGACGTGGTCATCATGAACTATGCGAATCCTGACATGGTCGGGCATACCGGCGTGCAGGAAGCGGCGGTAAAGGCAGCCGAAGTGATCGACGAATGCGTAGGCAAGCTGCTCGATAAGATAAAGGAGCTCGGCGGAAGCGCGATCATCATGGCCGACCACGGCAACTTCGAATGCATGTACGACACGAAGAATAACATGGAGCACACGGCCCATACTGTCGGCGACGTGCCCTGCATCGTTTTCGACGACCGGTTCAAGGGGCGTGACATGCGTAAAGGCGGCCGTCTGGCTGACGTGATGCCGACGCTGATCGACATGATGGGCCTGGACAAGCCTGAAGAAATGACGGGCGAAAGTCTGCTAGCTTAA
- a CDS encoding polysaccharide biosynthesis protein, whose protein sequence is MSRPPKRQRRKDGNSEFSRFSVDNLIRYRRTLVFVAHIISFAISLFLSFLIIENMQVQRSWAGYEFPFLLLLILPVKLVIFGLFNQFRGWWRYAGMSDLLSIVKASLASTIIIVVAWYSFNHVEFLRRGIDPNFLDDVADGVLMLDCFTTIMVLGGLRMLVRLYHEEFLSERAPGLTRFLIVGAGDAGEALLREIMRMKVEQYEVVGFVDDDPAKQGMSIHGIRVLGSVEEMPDICSKHQVEEIAIAMPGATSQQMRRVVQVCQDTQIRFRTVPSLTDIASGKLRVSQIRDVAIEDLLGREVVQLDLDSIKDFLRNKVILVTGAGGSIGSEMCRQVSNFNPKKLVLVEQAENPLFYIDRELKKSFPHVPTKPIVRNIADKERIEEVFARYRPEVVIHAAAHKHVPLMEMNPGEAVKNNVLGTMNVANASDKFGASNFVMISTDKAVNPTSIMGSSKRIAEMYIQDLNRTSKTHFVTVRFGNVLGSAGSVVPIFKKQIATGGPVTVTHPDMTRYFMTIPEASQLVLQAATMGEGGEIFVLDMGDPVKIVDLARELITLSGFRPGEDIDIQFTGLRPGEKLFEELSIEGEDMAATKHPKIAVWKNIPKERKALRDGIEGLLEISPKQDRRQIVELIKRLVPEFIGDQNDSICQAS, encoded by the coding sequence ATGAGCAGACCACCAAAGAGGCAAAGAAGAAAAGACGGCAATTCGGAATTTTCGCGATTCAGCGTCGACAATCTGATACGCTACCGCCGTACCCTCGTATTTGTCGCTCACATCATTTCATTTGCAATATCGCTTTTTCTCTCGTTCCTGATCATCGAGAACATGCAGGTCCAGCGAAGCTGGGCGGGCTATGAGTTCCCCTTCCTGTTGCTGCTGATACTCCCCGTCAAGCTGGTCATCTTCGGCCTGTTCAATCAGTTTCGCGGCTGGTGGCGATACGCCGGCATGTCGGACCTCCTGAGCATAGTAAAGGCCTCTCTCGCCAGCACCATCATCATAGTCGTCGCTTGGTACTCATTCAATCACGTTGAGTTCTTGCGACGCGGCATCGACCCGAATTTTCTTGACGATGTGGCCGACGGCGTCCTCATGCTGGACTGCTTCACGACCATCATGGTTCTTGGCGGTCTGAGAATGCTCGTCCGACTGTACCACGAAGAGTTTCTTTCGGAACGCGCACCAGGATTGACAAGGTTCCTGATCGTCGGAGCAGGCGACGCAGGCGAGGCCCTTCTGCGCGAGATCATGCGGATGAAGGTCGAACAGTACGAAGTAGTAGGCTTCGTCGACGACGACCCCGCCAAACAGGGCATGAGCATACACGGTATCCGCGTTCTCGGTTCAGTGGAAGAAATGCCCGATATCTGCAGCAAGCATCAGGTCGAAGAGATCGCCATCGCCATGCCGGGCGCGACCAGTCAGCAGATGAGACGGGTCGTCCAGGTATGTCAGGACACGCAGATACGTTTCAGAACGGTTCCCTCCCTGACGGACATCGCTTCCGGCAAACTCCGTGTCTCTCAGATACGCGACGTCGCGATCGAGGACCTGCTCGGCAGGGAAGTCGTACAGCTCGATCTCGACAGCATCAAGGATTTCCTTCGTAACAAGGTCATACTCGTAACCGGAGCCGGCGGATCGATCGGTTCTGAAATGTGCAGACAGGTTTCCAACTTCAATCCGAAGAAACTGGTGCTTGTCGAACAGGCTGAAAACCCGCTGTTTTACATTGACCGCGAACTCAAAAAGAGCTTCCCGCATGTACCCACCAAGCCGATCGTCAGAAACATAGCGGACAAAGAACGCATCGAAGAGGTCTTCGCACGCTACCGCCCTGAGGTCGTCATCCACGCAGCCGCCCACAAACACGTCCCACTGATGGAAATGAATCCGGGCGAAGCGGTTAAGAACAATGTCCTCGGAACAATGAACGTCGCAAACGCATCGGACAAATTCGGCGCGAGCAACTTCGTCATGATCTCCACGGACAAGGCCGTAAACCCCACCAGCATCATGGGCTCGAGCAAACGCATCGCCGAGATGTACATCCAGGACCTGAACCGCACGAGCAAGACGCACTTCGTCACGGTCCGCTTTGGAAACGTACTCGGCTCAGCGGGCTCGGTCGTGCCGATATTCAAAAAACAGATCGCAACTGGCGGCCCCGTCACGGTCACTCACCCTGACATGACCCGCTACTTCATGACGATCCCCGAAGCGAGCCAACTGGTACTGCAGGCCGCGACAATGGGAGAAGGCGGTGAGATATTCGTTCTCGATATGGGCGACCCCGTCAAGATCGTCGATCTGGCACGCGAGCTCATAACGCTCAGCGGCTTCCGGCCGGGCGAAGACATCGATATCCAGTTCACCGGTCTGCGCCCAGGCGAAAAGCTCTTCGAAGAGCTCAGCATCGAAGGTGAAGACATGGCCGCGACCAAACACCCCAAGATCGCGGTCTGGAAAAACATACCCAAGGAACGAAAAGCCCTGCGAGACGGCATCGAAGGACTGCTGGAAATCTCACCGAAACAGGATCGCAGACAGATCGTCGAACTGATCAAACGCCTCGTTCCCGAATTCATCGGCGACCAGAACGACAGCATCTGCCAGGCATCCTAA
- a CDS encoding ABC transporter substrate-binding protein has product MKKWLVLTICFIAWCLAGFYLLGLPEQAEGAAANKPVNRIVVTAPNLTEILFSLGLDEQIVGVTMFSKYPPAAAEKPRIGSFWQLNVEAIIAARPDLILSLDFPRQKNVSQRLAMMGYDTLTVNVETVDDLFRSIERVGQAVDRKTEANNLAGDIRNQLNGIQQRVAGRDRPRVMWVIQRDPLRVAGRETFINEMIELAGGVNAIGKTFHQYPPIGTEMVMGCQPDVIIEPSMTETDVEQIQAGARRHWSKYENLPAVERGRVYSVNGDLVSQLGPRLADGVRQIAQRIHPEAFGEDR; this is encoded by the coding sequence ATGAAAAAATGGCTCGTACTGACAATCTGCTTTATAGCCTGGTGCCTCGCAGGTTTTTACCTGCTCGGCCTGCCGGAGCAAGCAGAAGGTGCGGCCGCAAACAAACCGGTCAACCGTATCGTAGTCACCGCTCCGAACCTGACCGAGATTCTGTTTTCGCTAGGCCTGGACGAGCAGATAGTGGGCGTGACCATGTTCAGCAAGTACCCCCCTGCCGCGGCGGAAAAGCCCAGGATCGGCAGCTTCTGGCAGTTGAACGTCGAAGCGATAATAGCTGCTCGGCCGGACCTGATCCTCAGCCTGGATTTCCCGCGTCAAAAGAACGTGTCGCAGCGGCTGGCGATGATGGGATATGACACGCTGACGGTAAACGTCGAAACCGTCGACGACCTGTTCCGAAGCATCGAGAGGGTCGGCCAAGCGGTCGACAGAAAAACGGAGGCTAACAACCTGGCGGGGGATATCCGTAACCAGCTCAACGGCATTCAGCAGCGGGTGGCCGGCCGAGACAGACCCAGGGTGATGTGGGTGATCCAGCGGGACCCGCTTCGCGTTGCGGGACGCGAAACGTTCATCAACGAGATGATCGAATTGGCCGGCGGCGTAAATGCGATCGGCAAAACTTTCCATCAGTATCCGCCCATAGGAACGGAGATGGTAATGGGCTGTCAGCCCGACGTGATCATAGAACCCAGCATGACCGAAACGGATGTGGAGCAGATTCAGGCCGGTGCACGCCGACATTGGAGCAAGTACGAAAATCTCCCCGCCGTTGAACGCGGACGAGTATACTCCGTCAACGGCGACCTGGTCAGCCAGCTCGGACCGCGACTGGCCGACGGCGTCAGACAGATCGCCCAGCGTATTCATCCTGAAGCTTTCGGGGAGGACCGCTGA
- the mutL gene encoding DNA mismatch repair endonuclease MutL, which yields MGRIRVLDDNMINMIAAGEVIERPASVVKELLENSIDAGASRIVLKIEDGGRKLISVTDDGCGIEAEDLETAFMPHATSKIRGSDDLDGIVTMGFRGEALASIASVSKVNVVSRRLDSIQANQLEIDCGQKKPVRPCSGDYGTTIEVRNLFYKLPARRKFLRTANTEMGHINEHFTRIALAHCELDLTLINNGRQAQRLAGKQSVRDRIGQLMGKAVSEDLLETHAEEKGIRIRALLGKPVQARGSSKFQYVFLNGRYIRDKFISHAIKEAYRGLIEPNKHPVVFMFLEMDPHMYDVNVHPTKIEVRFQNSNMVHSQVLAVMREKLLSTNLDVEASLPGDKFRMGDEMQVDTEKEARRKRIAAAMENFFKDHKPTEQSQFRFPDSTQKNRSRPSGGAQRSYPASGGSNGHRASRFEMPERRLAEPMEPLEKEQTQADNIPTGNGQDFMQVHDSYLIVKTETGFDVIDQHALHERIIYERLRTKLNEGGLTAQKLLIPETFSVSDEQAKAVEKNADLIAKLGLEIESFGPGTMAIQAFPVILNKAEPVAFVQGLLDVLSDHENVTVDAEGIIHEILDMAACKAAVKAGQSLSPDEIRQLLKEKEQIERPSRCPHGRPTTIKFSLAQLEKQFKRTGF from the coding sequence ATGGGCAGGATACGTGTCCTTGACGACAATATGATCAACATGATCGCGGCTGGCGAGGTGATCGAACGCCCCGCCAGCGTGGTCAAGGAACTGCTGGAAAACAGCATCGACGCAGGCGCAAGCAGGATCGTCCTCAAGATCGAGGACGGCGGCAGGAAGCTGATCTCCGTAACAGACGACGGATGCGGTATAGAGGCTGAGGACCTTGAAACAGCCTTTATGCCCCACGCCACCAGCAAGATCCGCGGAAGCGACGATCTGGACGGGATCGTGACGATGGGCTTTCGCGGCGAGGCACTCGCGAGCATCGCGTCTGTCTCTAAGGTCAACGTCGTCAGCCGACGGCTGGACTCAATCCAGGCGAACCAGCTAGAGATAGATTGCGGCCAGAAAAAGCCCGTCCGCCCGTGCAGCGGCGATTACGGCACGACGATCGAGGTTCGGAACCTGTTCTACAAGCTGCCGGCAAGACGTAAGTTCCTGCGGACCGCGAACACGGAAATGGGCCACATCAACGAGCATTTCACACGGATCGCCCTGGCGCATTGCGAGCTTGACCTGACGCTGATCAACAACGGCAGACAGGCACAACGGCTGGCGGGCAAACAGAGCGTACGCGACCGCATAGGCCAGTTGATGGGCAAGGCGGTATCCGAAGATCTGCTGGAAACGCACGCCGAAGAAAAAGGCATCCGCATCCGCGCACTGCTCGGAAAACCCGTCCAGGCCAGGGGCAGCAGCAAGTTCCAGTATGTCTTCCTCAACGGCCGATATATCCGTGATAAATTCATCTCGCACGCGATCAAAGAGGCGTACCGCGGCCTGATCGAGCCCAACAAGCATCCCGTGGTTTTCATGTTTCTGGAGATGGACCCGCACATGTACGACGTGAACGTGCACCCGACCAAGATCGAGGTGCGGTTCCAGAACTCGAACATGGTGCATTCGCAGGTGCTCGCGGTAATGCGCGAAAAGCTGCTAAGCACCAATCTGGACGTTGAGGCGTCCCTGCCCGGCGACAAGTTCCGAATGGGCGACGAGATGCAGGTCGACACCGAAAAAGAAGCAAGACGCAAGCGAATCGCCGCAGCGATGGAAAACTTCTTCAAGGACCACAAACCAACCGAACAAAGCCAGTTCAGGTTCCCGGATTCTACGCAGAAAAACAGGTCACGGCCCTCGGGCGGCGCACAGCGAAGCTACCCCGCATCCGGCGGATCGAATGGACACAGGGCAAGCAGATTCGAAATGCCCGAACGACGCCTGGCCGAGCCAATGGAGCCGTTGGAAAAAGAACAGACTCAAGCGGACAACATCCCAACCGGCAACGGACAGGACTTTATGCAGGTACACGACAGCTACCTGATCGTCAAGACCGAAACCGGCTTCGACGTCATCGACCAGCACGCACTGCACGAACGGATCATATACGAACGGCTGCGGACAAAGCTCAATGAAGGCGGACTGACCGCACAGAAGCTTTTAATACCCGAAACGTTTTCCGTCAGCGACGAACAGGCGAAGGCCGTCGAAAAGAACGCCGACCTCATCGCGAAGCTAGGCCTTGAAATAGAGTCTTTCGGCCCGGGCACGATGGCAATCCAGGCGTTCCCGGTCATACTCAACAAGGCCGAGCCGGTCGCATTCGTACAGGGCCTGCTGGACGTTCTCAGCGATCACGAGAACGTCACCGTCGACGCCGAGGGCATCATACACGAGATACTTGACATGGCGGCATGCAAGGCGGCGGTCAAGGCCGGCCAGAGCCTCAGCCCTGATGAAATACGGCAACTGCTCAAAGAAAAAGAGCAGATCGAAAGGCCCAGCAGATGTCCGCACGGCCGACCCACGACCATAAAGTTTTCGCTCGCCCAGTTGGAGAAACAGTTCAAGAGAACAGGCTTTTAG
- a CDS encoding FecCD family ABC transporter permease: protein MAMLDGRKVTARILIMTAALIIIALLCSMLGTEDISLSQVWKGLSQDESATALNADYEIFFHIRLPRIILAGIVGAALACSGVVFQALLRNPLAEPYILGISSGAGLGAMLAIIAGLDIVFLGRSAVAPFAFVGAIGTVALVWAVGRYACRASMTGLLLAGVVVNAFFSSLIMFITSIAESDKVFSTIFWLMGNISEQAAIGLWLLSGLVLTGIVGLFYLAPGLNAICFGEAEAKSVGVNVTAVQWTAFGISALITAAAVSVSGLIGFVGLIVPHAVRLVFGPDHRQLIPLSALSGAAFLIAADTLARVIVAPAQLPVGVVTALIGGPFFLILLIRQTRRRGGYK, encoded by the coding sequence ATGGCGATGCTTGACGGCCGAAAAGTGACAGCACGCATACTGATCATGACAGCCGCGCTGATCATTATCGCCCTGCTCTGTTCCATGCTGGGCACCGAGGACATATCGCTCAGCCAGGTCTGGAAGGGCCTGAGCCAGGACGAGTCCGCTACCGCTCTGAACGCAGACTACGAAATATTCTTCCATATCAGGCTGCCGCGGATCATCCTCGCAGGGATCGTCGGAGCGGCCCTTGCATGTTCGGGCGTTGTGTTCCAGGCACTTTTGCGCAATCCGCTTGCCGAGCCGTACATACTCGGCATATCCAGCGGCGCGGGGCTGGGCGCGATGCTCGCGATCATCGCGGGTCTGGACATCGTATTTCTTGGACGCAGCGCGGTCGCACCTTTCGCTTTTGTCGGCGCCATCGGCACGGTCGCCCTGGTCTGGGCGGTGGGCAGATACGCGTGCAGAGCAAGCATGACCGGCCTGCTGCTTGCGGGCGTTGTGGTGAACGCCTTCTTCTCGTCGCTGATCATGTTCATAACCTCCATCGCCGAGAGCGATAAAGTATTCTCAACGATATTCTGGCTTATGGGCAACATCAGTGAACAGGCAGCCATCGGACTCTGGCTGCTGAGCGGCCTGGTGCTTACGGGCATCGTTGGTTTGTTCTATCTCGCTCCGGGACTCAACGCGATATGCTTCGGTGAAGCAGAGGCAAAAAGCGTCGGCGTAAACGTCACCGCTGTGCAGTGGACCGCATTCGGCATATCCGCCTTGATAACCGCTGCTGCGGTCAGCGTAAGCGGACTGATCGGCTTCGTCGGCCTGATCGTCCCGCACGCGGTACGGCTCGTTTTCGGCCCGGACCACCGCCAGCTCATACCCCTGAGCGCTCTGAGCGGCGCAGCATTTCTAATCGCTGCCGACACACTGGCACGCGTCATCGTCGCCCCTGCACAACTGCCGGTGGGCGTGGTGACCGCACTTATCGGCGGGCCGTTCTTCTTGATACTGCTTATCAGGCAGACCCGACGCAGAGGGGGTTACAAATGA